In Cicer arietinum cultivar CDC Frontier isolate Library 1 chromosome 7, Cicar.CDCFrontier_v2.0, whole genome shotgun sequence, a single window of DNA contains:
- the LOC101512260 gene encoding large ribosomal subunit protein mL43-like, translating to MALRGVWQLQKLIVSYSDWGGSSRGIRAFMESHLPAFKESNPQLEVVTEMIRGQHPHLKAFYKNHNERVVCVRNMDAEEVLLHATRLRNALGRKVIKLRTRHVTKHPSVQGTWTTALKY from the exons ATGGCTTTGCGAGGAGTTTGGCAACTTCAGAAGCTCATTGTTAGCTACAGCGATTGGGGTGGAAGTAGCAGAGGTATAAG GGCATTTATGGAGTCGCATTTGCCAGCGTTTAAGGAGTCGAATCCTCAGTTAGAAGTGGTTACTGAAATGATTCGTGGTCAACATCCACATCTAAAGGCTTTTTACA AGAATCATAACGAGCGAGTTGTATGTGTGAGGAATATGGATGCGGAAGAGGTACTTCTGCATGCAACCAGGCTAAGGAATGCACTTGGAAGGAAAGTAATTAAACTGAGGACAAGACATGTAACCAAACATCCTAGTGTGCAAGGTACATGGACAACTGCTTTGAAATATTAG
- the LOC101512592 gene encoding GDSL esterase/lipase 5-like gives MKLIVGCIFFHVFLIIALLVSHQINGRNTNYVTNNYTSLFIFGDSFLDAGNNNYINTTSFDQANFLPYGETYFKFPTGRFSDGRLVSDFIAEYANMPLVPPFLQPGYNQYYKGVNFASGGAGALVETFQGSVIPFKTQARNFKKVTVWLRHKLGSSNSQKLLSNAVYMFSIGSNDYLSPFLTNSDVLNSYSHSQYVAMVVGNFTSIIKEIHKRGARKFAFLNLPPLGCLPGTRIIQSQGKGRCLEDLSSLASLHNQALYEVLIQLEKQLRGFNFSLYDFNSDLTQMINHPLKYGLKKGKSACCGSGPFRGKYSCGGKRGEKYFELCDKPNQYLFWDSYHLTESAYKQLATRMWSYTKNSHTIGPYTIRDFF, from the exons ATGAAGTTGATTGTAGGATGTATTTTCTTCCATGTTTTCCTTATTATAGCACTATTAGTATCTCATCAAATCAATGGAAGAAATACAAATTATGTAACCAACAATTACACTTCCTTGTTCATTTTTGGTGATTCTTTCTTAGATGCTGGCAATAACAATTACATAAACACTACAAGCTTTGACCAAGCAAATTTCTTGCCTTATGGTGAAACCTACTTCAAGTTCCCAACGGGTAGATTCTCTGATGGCCGTTTGGTTTCTGATTTCATTG CTGAATACGCAAATATGCCATTGGTACCACCATTTCTACAACCTGGCTACAACCAATACTACAAAGGAGTTAATTTTGCTTCTGGGGGTGCAGGTGCACTTGTTGAAACTTTCCAAGGGTCG GTAATACCTTTCAAAACACAAGCAAGAAACTTCAAGAAAGTAACAGTTTGGTTGAGGCACAAGTTAGGCAGCTCCAATTCACAAAAATTGTTATCAAATGCTGTCTACATGTTTAGCATCGGATCTAATGATTATCTTAGTCCATTCTTGACAAATTCTGATGTTCTAAACTCTTATTCTCATTCTCAATATGTTGCCATGGTTGTTGGTAACTTTACTTCCATTATTAAG GAAATACATAAGAGAGGGGCTAGAAAATTTGCATTCTTGAACTTACCACCCTTAGGATGTCTTCCAGGAACCAGAATAATTCAATCACAAGGGAAAGGTAGGTGCTTAGAGGATCTTTCATCACTAGCAAGTTTGCATAATCAAGCTCTCTATGAGGTTCTCATTCAATTGGAAAAGCAATTAAGGGGCtttaatttttctctttatGATTTCAACTCTGATCTCACTCAAATGATCAACCATCCCCTAAAATATG GATTGAAGAAAGGAAAATCAGCATGTTGTGGAAGTGGACCATTTAGAGGAAAATATAGCTGTGGTGGAAAAAGAGGAGAGAAATACTTTGAATTATGTGACAAACCCAATCAATATTTGTTTTGGGATTCTTACCATCTTACAGAAAGTGCTTACAAACAATTGGCAACTCGAATGTGGAGTTATACCAAAAACTCTCATACTATTGGGCCTTACACTATTCGTGATTTCTTCTAA